One Gloeothece verrucosa PCC 7822 DNA window includes the following coding sequences:
- a CDS encoding helix-turn-helix domain-containing protein → MTDFSSKDNSELFSVTQAASLLGITRQRVHDLIKNGQIVARQLGRYYYIEATEIKKYQNQPTGKPYQPRSTASQKNSIDNCK, encoded by the coding sequence ATGACAGACTTTTCTTCCAAAGATAATTCTGAACTATTTTCCGTAACTCAAGCGGCCAGCTTACTGGGTATAACTCGTCAGCGAGTACACGACTTAATCAAAAATGGTCAGATTGTTGCTCGTCAACTTGGACGTTACTACTATATCGAGGCTACAGAGATCAAAAAATATCAAAATCAACCTACTGGTAAGCCTTATCAACCCCGTAGTACAGCTTCTCAAAAAAACTCTATTGACAACTGTAAATAG